A segment of the Candidatus Izimaplasma bacterium HR1 genome:
GCATCACTACCTTCAGAACCTGTACATTCATATGTTTCCTTATCAAAATATCTATCTTGTGTTATAGACCATGTTAATTTAACACCATTTGAAAGTTCAGTTGGTAAAAAGTCACCAACTTTGTATGTAGTTTTTATTTCGTCAGTATAGTCATTAGTGATTTCCTCGAGTAAAAGAACTTGTTTCTCCTCTTCTGTCATTCGTTCTCCGCACGAAGTTAACGTGAGAGTAATAATAATTGTTAGAAGTAGTTTTTTAAACATCTGTTGTTCCCCCTAGTCTTTTAGATACCTCATTTAATACATGTTCCTTGTTTTCCCACCAATCATACATATTCAAATATACAAAAGGTACTTGAACTGCGTTTAGATAATTCTTTAAGAAGTAATGATCTTTTTGATATGTATCGTTTAGTTTATTAACAACCAAACTTAATTCTTTATCGCTTGCGGTATTTCTTATTATATAATCCGTAGGTGATCCATGTATTTCTTTTACATTTAACAGTTCAATATCTGGTAATGATAACTGTAAATCATGGCTCACTTCTTTTATTTCTTCAGTAGCAGTTAATCTATTTAAGTAAGTTACACTTCTTGAATAATCATCATTACTAACTATTTTTGCATATTCTAAGTATTTTTTTAGAACTTTAGGACCTTCATTTTTTAAATCGTCAACCTTAAAGTCTACAAGATCAAAAGAAACAAACATAACTAGTTTTCTTTTAGCTCTTGTTACACATACATTTAAACGATTTTCACCAAATTTTTGTGATAACCACCCAAATTGTCTTTGGAATACGCCTTTTTCATCGTAACTATATCCTACTGAAATAATTATAATATCTCTTTCATCACCTTGAACATTTTCGATATTTTTGACAAACAACCCAACATTTTGATGGTCTTCTACTTTTTGACTTGCTTGTTCATATAATTCTTTAAACTCAGGAGATACATTACATTTTTCTTCAATGATATCCTCAATTAAATCTCGTTGTGGGCGATTGAATGTTATAATTCCCACTGTTTCTTTATCATTATTTCTTTTCAGTATTTCATGGAGTTTTTCTACCAAAGCATATGCTTCTACTTTATTTGTCTTATTTTTCCATATCCCATTATCTACCTTAATATATTCGATAGGTTTAACAGTATCATCATACGATTTATAAGGAGGGACAATTAACTCTCGATTATAAAATACATAGTTAGATAAATTGATAAGTTCTTGGTATCTAGAGCGGTAGTGATACTGTAGATTAACAGAAGCTAGTTTTGGTTTCACATAATCTAATAAACTATCATCATCGGTAATCGAATAATCCTCTAAGATATAATCATCATCATTAATACCTTCTAGTCTACCAAAACCAAAGTTTGATGGTCTTAACTGTTTTAAATCCCCTGCTACTACAACTCTTTCGGCTCTATATAATGTAGGAAGTGATTTCTCAAAATACATTTGAGATGCTTCATCAAAAATGGCTAAGTTAAATATGTTACTTTCCATTGGTAGTAATGTACTAACTACGTTTGGCGTTGTTAACCAGATTCGAATTAACTTTATTAATTCGAATCGATATTTCTCGATAAATAAAGAAATCGTCGGTTTTCTCTTTGAGCTAATCGCTTTTACCATAGCTGTATAACGTTTCATCAATTTAACTTCTTCTGATTGCTCAAACAACTCAGTTTCTAATCTTAGTAAGTTGTATCTAATAAGGTCTTCATATGCCTTTTTGAGAAGTTTGTCGCTCCTATCAAATTTACCAAACATTTGCAATTCAGATTTAATATCACTTTTGATTATTCTTATTAAATAATTACCATACAACTTTAATATTTGATTATATGACAATATAAGTTCATTTTTTGCTTGATACTCAATAAAACTATAATAGAAATTTTGAACTGCTTTTTCTTGAGAAGAAAACTCTTCAAATATTTCGTAAAACTTTTCGAAGGCAGTAAAATCTTCATCACAATAATTATTTATTAAGAGGTATTTTTTTAGATTCTTTGTTTGTTTTTTAGAAGCGAACTTTCTTAACTTAAAAGAAAACTGAATGTTAGTAAAAAACTTCTTAATAAAGGTTCTCTCATTTAGTTTTGTACGATATTCATCTCCGATGTTATTCACATCAATAAATTCTGAATAATCTAGCTTACCATTTAAATATGTAATGTGTGTTTTTGTTTCCATTACATTTCTCATGTACTCTAAATCCTCTTTGGATTCATTAAATAAGTATGTAAGTAATCTAAATGTTTCATTATATGTATAATCACCAAAACATTTTCCTATCATTTTTGCTATTGTGGTATAGTGTTTTGATAATTCATCTTTTATCTCTATTTTTTCATATATCGATTGTAGTTCAAGTAGGGTAATACCATATTCTCTTTCCGAATTTAGACTTTTCAAAATTTTCTCATTTTTTCTTATTTCATTGTCTAAACGCAGGATATTATTATTTTCTTTTCTTGAAACATTTACTGCTTTAATTTTCTTTCTTAATAATTCACCAATTTGATTATAGAATGATACTTTATTATTTGGATCATCAATTACTATTGAGTAATCTCTAAGCCTACCTAGTCTTGAATGAATTACATCAATTGCAGCTTTTTTCTCAGCAAGCATAATTACATTATTATCTTTAGAGATTTCATTAGTAATTATCGATACAATAGTTTGGCTTTTACCTGTACCAGGAGGACCTTCTATTATTAGAGATTGTCCAGAATCAACGGCATTAACCACTTGTAACTGCGAGTAATCCAGTTTGTTTATTTGGCTTAAATTCCAGTCTGGATTTAATTCTTTTTCTAGTCTTCCTCTTTCTGTAGTAAAGAGAATATCATATAAACTTTTATTGGTTTTTCGTGCTTGTTTTATAAATTTTACATCTTTGTGAATACTATTTGAGAATGAAGAAAATCTTCCTAAAATCATATAGTTTCTCACTCTATATCCGTAGTCTAAACTAATGGTTGATTTTCCTAATAAAACATTGTGTTTTTTTTCTGTTGAAGGGCTAAGTTTTATTCCATATTTTTCGTATTTATCAATAAGATATTTTTCGAAATCATCAAACTTAATGTTTGTTACATCAATTTCTAAGGATTCAATCTGAACCTCTTTTTTAAGGATAAACTTCATACTTGTAATAATTAAAGTTTCATTTAAAATAACAGTTCGATTATTATCTACTACTATTGTAAAACGACCATTGCCTTTTTCAAGTTTAATTGGGAAATAGGCTAATGGGGCATTTAAATCAAATTTGTCTTCAAAAGTGCTACCTTCGACAAAAGGATATGCGATATATAAGTTATACTCTCCACTTTCGTTTTTCTCACGATTAAGAGCTCTATATAACTTGTTTATCTCTTTGTATTTCTTTTCATCAAAACCGTTTTTATTAGAATTAACTAACTCTACTACTCTTTTTTTCTTATCAAAATATAGTTTCTCAATAATATTAAAGTCATCAATCGCCTCTAAATCAGAGTAGTTCAGACTAGTAGTTCCACCTAAATAGATATTAGGATTCCTTTTACTAA
Coding sequences within it:
- a CDS encoding HRDC domain protein encodes the protein MDKKMLLELTNLRDKLKRKNKGSSICSDSSLMEINTYRPTRVEDFSGIRGIGEVFIEKYASHFLRLLDDNRTTDDLYDLDDKEVDFIERLENRLVNISKRNPNIYLGGTTSLNYSDLEAIDDFNIIEKLYFDKKKRVVELVNSNKNGFDEKKYKEINKLYRALNREKNESGEYNLYIAYPFVEGSTFEDKFDLNAPLAYFPIKLEKGNGRFTIVVDNNRTVILNETLIITSMKFILKKEVQIESLEIDVTNIKFDDFEKYLIDKYEKYGIKLSPSTEKKHNVLLGKSTISLDYGYRVRNYMILGRFSSFSNSIHKDVKFIKQARKTNKSLYDILFTTERGRLEKELNPDWNLSQINKLDYSQLQVVNAVDSGQSLIIEGPPGTGKSQTIVSIITNEISKDNNVIMLAEKKAAIDVIHSRLGRLRDYSIVIDDPNNKVSFYNQIGELLRKKIKAVNVSRKENNNILRLDNEIRKNEKILKSLNSEREYGITLLELQSIYEKIEIKDELSKHYTTIAKMIGKCFGDYTYNETFRLLTYLFNESKEDLEYMRNVMETKTHITYLNGKLDYSEFIDVNNIGDEYRTKLNERTFIKKFFTNIQFSFKLRKFASKKQTKNLKKYLLINNYCDEDFTAFEKFYEIFEEFSSQEKAVQNFYYSFIEYQAKNELILSYNQILKLYGNYLIRIIKSDIKSELQMFGKFDRSDKLLKKAYEDLIRYNLLRLETELFEQSEEVKLMKRYTAMVKAISSKRKPTISLFIEKYRFELIKLIRIWLTTPNVVSTLLPMESNIFNLAIFDEASQMYFEKSLPTLYRAERVVVAGDLKQLRPSNFGFGRLEGINDDDYILEDYSITDDDSLLDYVKPKLASVNLQYHYRSRYQELINLSNYVFYNRELIVPPYKSYDDTVKPIEYIKVDNGIWKNKTNKVEAYALVEKLHEILKRNNDKETVGIITFNRPQRDLIEDIIEEKCNVSPEFKELYEQASQKVEDHQNVGLFVKNIENVQGDERDIIIISVGYSYDEKGVFQRQFGWLSQKFGENRLNVCVTRAKRKLVMFVSFDLVDFKVDDLKNEGPKVLKKYLEYAKIVSNDDYSRSVTYLNRLTATEEIKEVSHDLQLSLPDIELLNVKEIHGSPTDYIIRNTASDKELSLVVNKLNDTYQKDHYFLKNYLNAVQVPFVYLNMYDWWENKEHVLNEVSKRLGGTTDV